The segment TTCTGTCATTTCAATCTCTTTTAGAATAGTATATCTTTCAGGTCTTAGATCTTGTGCAATCATTAGTGCATCTATGATCTGTTCTTTTGTTAAGCCAATTTGTTTAGCTGTAATAGGCGCTCCAAGTTCTTTGAGTGTTTTTGAGATTTTTTTCCAATCTTGTCCTTGCAGTTTTGCTATTAAAATAGAACCCAATCCACATTTTTCTCCATGTAATCCTTTACCTGGTGCAATCTTATCTAATGCATGTGAAAAAAGATGTTCTGCTCCAGAACATGGTCTACTACTACCTGCTATACAAGATGCTACACCTGCACTAATCAAAGCTTCAACAATTACTCGTGCATCAAGTCCTTTCTTTGCATATTGAGTAGAATTCTCCATTACAATATTTGCACTCATCAATGCTAAATCAGCTGAATATCTTCCATAATATTCCCCAGTTCTGTCTCTTCCTAACTGCCAGTCTTTTACAGCAATAATGTTTGCAATTAAATCTCCACAACCACTTGAAAGTAATCTTTTTGGGGCCTTTTTGATTATATCAATATCTACAAACACTCCTAATGGAGCAGTAGCTACTATTGAATGAGGTTTATCACTTTTGACTGAAACAAAAGGACTTGCCATTCCATCATGTGATGCTGCAGTTGGAACACTGACAAATGGAATATTCAGGTTAAAAGAAACCATTTTTGCAGTATCTACTGAGCGACCCCCTCCAATACCAGCTACTAGATCACTGTTATCCTTTTTTACATCTTTTTGAATTGTATTTAGTGTGGAAATTTGATTATCTATTGATGTATGCCATACAAA is part of the Nitrosopumilus sp. genome and harbors:
- a CDS encoding sn-glycerol-1-phosphate dehydrogenase yields the protein MSKNQDRMKSHTMELPRQIVVGEKNIGEFGSFLYNLTKPKKVSLISGIHVKKILKQKIEKSLKAKKIKFVWHTSIDNQISTLNTIQKDVKKDNSDLVAGIGGGRSVDTAKMVSFNLNIPFVSVPTAASHDGMASPFVSVKSDKPHSIVATAPLGVFVDIDIIKKAPKRLLSSGCGDLIANIIAVKDWQLGRDRTGEYYGRYSADLALMSANIVMENSTQYAKKGLDARVIVEALISAGVASCIAGSSRPCSGAEHLFSHALDKIAPGKGLHGEKCGLGSILIAKLQGQDWKKISKTLKELGAPITAKQIGLTKEQIIDALMIAQDLRPERYTILKEIEMTEKRALNLAKITKVI